The following are encoded in a window of Narcine bancroftii isolate sNarBan1 chromosome 2, sNarBan1.hap1, whole genome shotgun sequence genomic DNA:
- the LOC138753937 gene encoding neuropeptide Y receptor type 1-like, giving the protein MDWRWNGTVRFPNASWLNSSLLMEQFPLCSDSVSTTTFLLLAYSAVMAVGVIGNTCLVLVITRQKEMRNVTNVLIANLSCSDILIAVICLPVTVIYTMMDRWILGAMLCKLTPFVQCTSITVSILSLVLIALERHQLIINPTGWKPAVGHAYLAVVVSWLVGCFVSLPFVSFNVLTSMPYANISFLPEGLGDQVACVEHWSSQRQKLAYTTCLLVFQYGLPLLLMLTCYFRIFLRLRRRREMVDRPRGGIHKVSHSRRVNLMLASIVVAFGLCWLPLTVFNTVFDWNHTAISVCHHNLIFSLCHLTAMLSTCVNPVIYGFLNANFQKEVKAMLYQCRCSSTSEKYETFPLSTVNTELSKASLHLGCTNNNV; this is encoded by the coding sequence ATGGATTGGAGGTGGAATGGGACTGTAAGGTTCCCCAACGCCTCCTGGCTGAACTCCTCGCTATTGATGGAGCAGTTCCCACTGTGCTCTGACTCTGTCAGTACCACCACCTTCCTGCTCTTGGCCTACAGTGCGGTGATGGCGGTGGGTGTGATCGGCAACACCTGCCTGGTCCTGGTTATCACTCGGCAGAAAGAGATGCGCAATGTTACCAACGTCCTGATCGCCAACTTGTCCTGCTCAGACATCCTGATTGCCGTCATCTGCCTGCCGGTGACAGTGATCTACACCATGATGGACCGCTGGATCCTGGGCGCCATGCTGTGCAAGCTGACCCCATTTGTGCAGTGCACCTCCATCACCGTCTCCATTCTCTCCTTGGTGCTCATAGCTTTGGAGAGGCACCAATTAATCATTAACCCAACCGGTTGGAAGCCAGCAGTGGGCCATGCCTACTTGGCTGTGGTCGTCAGTTGGCTGGTGGGATGCTTTGTCTCCTTGCCCTTTGTATCCTTCAATGTTTTGACCAGCATGCCCTATGCAAACATCTCCTTTCTCCCAGAGGGTCTGGGAGACCAGGTGGCCTGCGTCGAGCACTGGTCTTCGCAGAGACAGAAGCTGGCCTATACCACCTGCCTCCTGGTCTTCCAGTACGGGCTCCCACTGCTCCTGATGCTCACTTGTTACTTCCGGATCTTCCTGCGCCTGCGGAGGAGGCGGGAGATGGTGGACCGGCCCCGGGGAGGCATCCACAAGGTCAGCCACAGCCGCAGAGTCAACCTCATGCTGGCCTCCATCGTGGTGGCCTTCGGCCTCTGCTGGCTGCCGCTCACCGTCTTCAACACGGTGTTTGACTGGAACCACACCGCCATCTCTGTCTGCCATCACAACCTGATCTTCTCCCTCTGCCACCTGACCGCCATGCTGTCGACCTGCGTCAACCCTGTCATCTATGGCTTCCTCAATGCCAACTTCCAGAAGGAGGTGAAAGCCATGCTGTACCAGTGCCGCTGCAGCAGTACCTCGGAGAAGTACGAGACCTTCCCACTCTCCACGGTTAACACTGAGCTCTCAAAGGCTTCCCTGCACCTggggtgcaccaacaataacgtCTAA